In Paraburkholderia caribensis, a single window of DNA contains:
- a CDS encoding fimbria/pilus outer membrane usher protein codes for MPWRQRHAAIYSACTGIAWPLMCAQAWSAPPDTSAAGETAPALSVAAQPMLSSPRAPTNVPIPAAPANGDVYLEVTINGESTKQIAHFVVTDAMIYTTPNELRDVGIRTDDLPPPGTNGLIALGTIPGLRYTYRPEQQRLDLQVVDARRQPATLENIPARPPMSASGTGLVINYEFSAQTNSPTQYGLYSEERFFYPGGLLDNTGTAYWYRNLHRYVRLDTTWSHSNPDTMVTTRIGDTISSSLTWTRPVRLGGAQVSRDFTLRPDLITYPVPTLAGSSAVPSAVDLYVNNVRQFTGSAPSGPFVINAVPAINGAGEAVIVTRDVLGRSVMTTVPLYIDSRLLAPGLTDFSVEAGFLRRSYALSSFDYAGDPSLSVSFRHGLTSRITLETHGEATRGVYNAGVGALLEAGGAGVLNLAVAGSAGNGGDGSLARNVPVTGLSNTTGVPVGIGFVEGTTNTSSGGVLPTPGGSGAQWSAGWQWHLPAVSIDLQAQHATPHYSDLASAEGTPVPRTTYRATLALPFRLFGSSSTASASLVGLDDPYYGDSRIGSLAWTTTLPASTSLSASVYHDFGDTGNTGVFVALSFLLGGSMNASVNAGSDHGKPLFGAAVTRTPDYGGGLG; via the coding sequence ATGCCATGGCGCCAGCGACACGCTGCAATCTACAGCGCCTGTACGGGCATCGCGTGGCCGCTGATGTGCGCGCAGGCGTGGAGCGCGCCGCCGGACACCAGCGCCGCGGGCGAGACAGCGCCCGCGCTCAGCGTCGCCGCACAGCCGATGCTGTCGTCGCCGCGCGCACCGACAAACGTGCCCATCCCGGCTGCGCCCGCAAACGGCGATGTCTATCTCGAAGTGACGATCAACGGCGAATCGACGAAGCAAATTGCGCACTTCGTCGTGACCGACGCAATGATCTACACGACACCCAATGAACTACGCGACGTCGGCATTCGCACCGACGATCTGCCGCCGCCCGGCACCAACGGCCTGATCGCGCTCGGCACCATTCCGGGCCTGCGCTACACGTATCGTCCCGAGCAGCAGCGGCTCGACCTGCAGGTCGTCGATGCGCGCCGCCAGCCTGCCACGCTGGAGAACATTCCTGCGCGGCCGCCCATGTCGGCGAGCGGCACGGGGCTCGTGATCAACTACGAGTTCAGCGCGCAGACCAATTCGCCGACACAGTACGGTCTCTACAGCGAGGAACGCTTCTTCTACCCGGGCGGCCTGCTCGACAACACGGGCACCGCGTACTGGTATCGCAACCTGCATCGTTACGTGCGGCTCGACACCACGTGGAGCCATTCGAACCCGGACACGATGGTGACCACGCGTATCGGCGACACGATCTCGTCGTCGCTGACATGGACGCGGCCCGTGCGTCTCGGCGGCGCGCAGGTATCGCGCGATTTCACGCTGCGTCCCGATCTCATCACCTATCCCGTGCCGACGCTCGCGGGCAGCTCCGCCGTGCCAAGCGCCGTCGATCTGTACGTGAACAACGTGCGGCAATTCACCGGCTCGGCGCCATCCGGGCCGTTCGTCATCAACGCCGTGCCTGCGATCAACGGCGCGGGCGAAGCGGTGATCGTCACGCGCGACGTACTGGGCCGCAGCGTGATGACGACGGTGCCGCTCTACATCGATTCGCGGCTGCTCGCACCCGGCCTCACCGACTTCTCGGTCGAAGCAGGCTTTCTGCGCCGCTCATACGCGCTCAGTTCGTTCGACTACGCGGGCGATCCTTCGTTATCCGTATCGTTCCGGCACGGCTTGACGTCGCGCATCACGCTCGAAACGCATGGCGAAGCGACGCGCGGCGTCTACAACGCGGGCGTCGGCGCGCTGCTCGAAGCGGGCGGCGCAGGCGTGCTGAACCTGGCCGTGGCGGGCAGCGCGGGCAACGGCGGCGACGGATCGCTTGCGCGCAACGTGCCCGTCACGGGTCTGTCGAACACGACGGGCGTACCCGTCGGCATCGGCTTCGTCGAAGGCACGACGAATACCTCGTCAGGCGGCGTACTGCCGACGCCCGGCGGCAGCGGCGCGCAGTGGTCGGCGGGCTGGCAATGGCATTTGCCCGCCGTCTCCATCGACCTGCAGGCGCAACACGCGACACCGCACTACAGCGATCTTGCCTCCGCGGAAGGCACGCCCGTGCCGCGCACGACCTATCGCGCGACGCTCGCGCTGCCGTTCCGTCTGTTCGGCTCGTCGAGCACGGCGAGCGCGAGCCTCGTCGGCCTCGACGATCCTTACTACGGCGATTCGCGCATCGGCTCGCTCGCGTGGACGACGACGCTGCCCGCGAGCACGTCGCTGTCGGCGAGCGTCTATCACGACTTCGGCGACACCGGCAACACGGGCGTATTCGTCGCGCTGAGCTTCCTGCTGGGCGGCTCGATGAACGCGAGCGTCAACGCGGGCAGCGATCACGGCAAGCCGCTGTTCGGAGCGGCCGTCACGCGCACGCCGGACTACGGCGGCGGCCTCGGCTGA
- a CDS encoding DUF2239 family protein, with amino-acid sequence MAIHATTCAAFEGVRLLASGALKDVALAVKAATERGGGASVLIFDDQTSRPIELDLRGSASDVLARLAGQPDGEVRQTDPTSDEATASRGRGRPKLGVVAREVTLLPRHWEWLNGQPGGASVALRKLVDAARSASEGKDRLRQAQEAAYRFMTAMAGDLAGYEEATRALFANDAARFDAMTAAWPVDVRDHTRKLAKRALDVDAAANA; translated from the coding sequence ATGGCAATTCACGCAACAACCTGCGCGGCCTTCGAAGGCGTTCGACTTCTCGCGTCGGGCGCGTTGAAGGACGTTGCGCTGGCGGTGAAGGCTGCGACGGAGCGCGGCGGCGGCGCTTCCGTGCTGATCTTCGACGACCAGACCAGCCGTCCCATCGAACTCGACCTGCGCGGCTCCGCGAGCGACGTGCTTGCCCGGCTCGCCGGTCAGCCCGACGGTGAAGTGCGCCAAACCGACCCCACGAGCGACGAAGCCACGGCCTCACGCGGTCGCGGCCGGCCGAAGCTGGGTGTGGTGGCGCGTGAGGTCACGCTGCTGCCCAGGCATTGGGAATGGTTGAACGGGCAGCCGGGCGGCGCGTCGGTTGCGCTGCGCAAGCTGGTCGACGCGGCGCGGAGCGCGAGTGAAGGAAAGGACCGCCTGCGCCAGGCGCAGGAAGCGGCATATCGTTTCATGACGGCGATGGCAGGCGATCTCGCCGGTTACGAAGAAGCGACGCGCGCGCTGTTTGCGAACGACGCCGCCCGCTTCGATGCCATGACAGCCGCATGGCCCGTCGATGTGCGCGATCACACGCGCAAGCTGGCGAAACGGGCGCTCGACGTGGATGCGGCGGCCAATGCCTGA
- a CDS encoding methyl-accepting chemotaxis protein, producing MKWFDRMTVWKKLLIAFATVIGFGVAVGVAGLSALASMHGITEEISSRHMDGLYWMEEANRYKIDTDLDAANLGYAPDDAARQKLKDDIVASLKHMHDAYARYRETIAGGGGQSQYDDVLRKTEVWEAIVHQQIGLQPVPAGVDSAELVRRAIAASEALRDRIVALIDYRRQQANAAQHEAGAEYASMRVVLSLLVLASIVVGAGFAWLIARRLTRQLGGEPDYAAHIASRIAAGDLGVRVDTKPGDTASLLYALANMREQLAAIVGKISESSESILLASGEIAQGNTDLSQRTEEQAASLEETASSMEQLTATVRQNADNAQQAGGVAAGASEVAVRGSGLVGDVVETMRELAAGSKRMTDIIGVIESIAFQTNILALNAAVEAARAGEQGRGFAVVAGEVRALAQRSAVSAKEIKELIESSTSRVDSGAVLAERAGRTMTEVTQAVQRMTDIMGEISAASSEQSTGIEQVNRAVAQMDEVTQQNAALVEQAAAAAGAMADQARHLKTAVAVFSL from the coding sequence ATGAAGTGGTTTGACCGCATGACCGTCTGGAAGAAGCTGCTGATCGCGTTTGCGACTGTGATCGGCTTTGGTGTGGCCGTTGGCGTGGCGGGGTTGTCGGCGCTGGCGTCGATGCACGGCATCACGGAAGAAATATCGAGCCGCCACATGGACGGCCTCTACTGGATGGAAGAGGCGAACCGCTACAAGATCGACACCGATCTCGACGCCGCCAACCTCGGCTACGCCCCCGACGACGCCGCGCGTCAGAAGCTGAAGGACGACATCGTCGCGTCGCTGAAGCACATGCACGACGCGTACGCGCGATATCGCGAGACGATAGCGGGCGGCGGCGGGCAATCGCAGTACGACGACGTGCTGCGCAAGACCGAGGTATGGGAAGCGATCGTGCATCAGCAGATCGGGCTGCAGCCCGTCCCTGCCGGCGTCGACAGCGCCGAACTGGTACGACGCGCGATCGCCGCGAGCGAGGCGTTGCGCGACCGGATCGTCGCGCTGATCGATTACCGGCGCCAGCAGGCCAACGCCGCGCAGCACGAAGCGGGCGCGGAATACGCGAGCATGCGCGTGGTGCTGTCGCTGCTGGTGCTGGCGTCGATCGTCGTGGGCGCAGGGTTCGCGTGGCTGATCGCGCGGCGTCTGACGCGCCAGCTTGGCGGTGAGCCGGATTACGCGGCGCACATCGCGAGCCGCATTGCGGCGGGCGATCTGGGCGTGCGCGTCGACACGAAACCCGGCGACACCGCGAGCCTGCTCTACGCGCTCGCCAACATGCGCGAGCAACTGGCCGCGATCGTCGGCAAGATCAGCGAGTCGAGCGAATCGATCCTGCTGGCGTCGGGTGAAATCGCGCAGGGCAATACCGATCTGTCGCAACGCACCGAGGAGCAGGCCGCGTCGCTGGAAGAAACGGCGTCGAGCATGGAGCAACTCACGGCGACCGTTCGCCAGAACGCCGACAACGCCCAGCAGGCGGGTGGCGTCGCGGCAGGCGCGTCGGAAGTGGCCGTGCGCGGCAGCGGCCTGGTCGGCGATGTGGTCGAGACGATGCGCGAACTCGCGGCCGGCTCGAAGCGGATGACGGACATCATCGGCGTGATCGAGAGCATTGCGTTCCAGACGAATATCCTCGCGCTGAACGCCGCCGTCGAAGCAGCGCGCGCAGGCGAACAGGGGCGCGGCTTCGCCGTCGTCGCGGGCGAAGTGCGCGCGCTCGCGCAACGCAGCGCGGTGTCGGCGAAAGAGATCAAGGAACTGATCGAAAGCTCGACGTCGCGCGTGGACAGCGGCGCCGTGCTCGCCGAGCGCGCGGGCCGGACCATGACGGAAGTCACGCAGGCCGTGCAGCGGATGACGGACATCATGGGCGAGATTTCGGCGGCATCGAGCGAGCAGAGCACGGGCATCGAACAGGTGAACCGCGCGGTCGCGCAGATGGACGAAGTCACGCAGCAGAACGCCGCGCTCGTCGAGCAGGCGGCGGCTGCGGCGGGCGCGATGGCCGACCAGGCACGGCATCTGAAGACGGCCGTCGCCGTGTTTTCGCTTTGA
- a CDS encoding fimbrial biogenesis chaperone, with protein MTRTPRSARSIRLASTCRGFVATSLCCIAALHTGAAHAAALQVTPIRLDLAADRPAAVLTLHNVGTTPLNAQVRVFAWSQSADEDHLERTDDIVASPPIVQVAPGADQTVRILRVAKGEVSAEETYRLLIDEIPNGQSTDATGVRMQLRYSVPVFVGAPPDGKPPALQFALERTAPDGATQGSAPPATALMLRAVNRDATHAQLSKVKLTWHDGQSTLLTPGLLGYALPHATRRWPIANAPADAREATLSVVVNGQPVTARVRVESGAATPADSAPAR; from the coding sequence GTGACGCGAACGCCGCGGTCCGCGCGCAGCATTAGACTGGCCTCGACATGCCGCGGATTCGTAGCGACGTCGCTCTGCTGCATCGCCGCCCTGCACACGGGCGCGGCCCACGCCGCCGCGCTGCAGGTCACGCCCATCCGGCTCGACCTGGCCGCCGACCGCCCCGCCGCCGTCCTCACGCTGCACAACGTCGGCACCACGCCGCTCAACGCGCAGGTCCGCGTGTTCGCGTGGAGCCAAAGCGCCGACGAAGACCATCTGGAACGCACCGACGACATCGTCGCGAGTCCGCCCATCGTCCAGGTCGCGCCGGGGGCCGATCAGACCGTGCGCATCCTGCGCGTCGCGAAAGGCGAAGTGAGCGCCGAGGAGACCTACCGTCTGCTGATCGACGAGATTCCGAACGGCCAGAGCACGGACGCGACCGGCGTGCGCATGCAGTTGCGTTACTCCGTGCCTGTGTTCGTCGGTGCGCCGCCCGACGGCAAGCCGCCTGCGCTGCAGTTCGCGCTCGAACGCACCGCACCGGACGGCGCCACCCAGGGATCGGCTCCACCAGCAACCGCCCTGATGCTGCGCGCGGTGAACCGCGACGCGACGCACGCGCAATTGAGCAAGGTCAAGCTGACCTGGCACGACGGCCAGTCGACGCTGCTCACGCCCGGCCTGCTCGGCTATGCGCTGCCGCACGCGACACGACGCTGGCCCATCGCGAACGCACCCGCCGATGCGCGCGAGGCAACGCTGTCAGTGGTCGTCAACGGGCAGCCGGTGACCGCGCGTGTACGCGTGGAATCCGGTGCCGCGACGCCTGCCGACAGCGCGCCCGCACGCTAA
- a CDS encoding solute carrier family 23 protein — protein MADSYFPRWRVQSKSVEGRVVNTDERLPGPQMLAMGIQHVVAMFGSTVLAPLLMGFDPNLCIFMSGIGTLLFFVLVGGRVPSYLGSSFAFIGLVIAITGYSGHGPNMNIPVALGGIIACGVVYVIIGLIVSAVGTAWIETLMPPVVTGSIVAVIGLNLAPIAVKGVSGSAFESYMALVTVLCVGAVAVFTRGMLQRLLILVGLLIAYVIYAIVTNGMGMGKPIDFSIVANAAWFGMPHFTAPVFNAQAMALLAPVAVILVAENLGHIKAVSAMTGQNLDRYIGRAFIGDGIATVVSGFAGGTGVTTYAENIGVMAVTKIYSTLVFVIAAVIALVLGFSPKFGAVIQTIPGPVLGGVSIVVFGLIAVTGARIWVVNKVDFSDNRNLIVAAVTLVLGAGDFSLKFGGFALGGIGTATFGAIILYALLRRKGPQEPAV, from the coding sequence ATGGCCGATTCCTATTTTCCGCGCTGGCGCGTCCAGTCCAAGAGCGTCGAGGGGCGCGTCGTCAATACCGACGAGCGCCTGCCCGGGCCGCAGATGCTGGCGATGGGCATCCAGCACGTCGTCGCGATGTTCGGTTCGACCGTACTCGCCCCGCTCCTGATGGGCTTCGATCCCAATCTTTGCATCTTCATGTCGGGGATCGGCACGTTGCTGTTCTTCGTGCTGGTGGGTGGGCGCGTGCCGAGCTATCTCGGTTCGAGCTTCGCGTTCATCGGTCTCGTGATCGCGATCACCGGCTACAGCGGTCATGGCCCGAACATGAACATCCCTGTTGCGCTCGGCGGGATCATCGCGTGCGGGGTGGTGTACGTCATCATCGGATTGATCGTGTCGGCCGTCGGCACGGCATGGATCGAGACGCTGATGCCGCCCGTCGTGACGGGCTCGATCGTCGCGGTGATCGGCCTGAATCTCGCACCGATCGCCGTCAAGGGCGTGAGCGGCAGCGCGTTCGAGTCATACATGGCGCTCGTCACCGTGCTGTGCGTCGGTGCCGTGGCGGTGTTCACGCGCGGCATGCTGCAGCGTCTGCTGATTCTCGTCGGCTTGCTGATCGCTTACGTGATCTACGCGATCGTCACGAACGGCATGGGCATGGGCAAGCCGATCGACTTCTCGATCGTCGCGAATGCGGCGTGGTTCGGCATGCCGCATTTCACGGCGCCCGTCTTCAACGCACAGGCGATGGCGCTGCTCGCGCCCGTTGCGGTGATCCTCGTTGCCGAAAACCTCGGCCACATCAAGGCGGTTAGCGCGATGACGGGGCAGAACCTGGACCGCTACATCGGCCGCGCGTTTATCGGCGATGGTATTGCGACGGTCGTGTCGGGCTTCGCGGGCGGCACGGGCGTCACGACGTACGCGGAAAACATCGGCGTGATGGCCGTCACGAAGATCTACTCGACGCTCGTGTTCGTGATTGCTGCCGTGATCGCGCTGGTGCTCGGTTTTTCGCCGAAGTTCGGCGCGGTGATCCAGACCATTCCCGGCCCGGTGCTGGGCGGCGTGTCGATCGTCGTGTTCGGTCTGATCGCGGTGACGGGCGCGCGCATCTGGGTCGTCAACAAGGTCGACTTCTCCGACAACCGCAATCTGATCGTCGCCGCCGTGACGCTGGTGCTCGGCGCGGGCGACTTCTCGCTGAAGTTCGGCGGCTTTGCGCTCGGCGGGATCGGCACTGCAACGTTCGGCGCGATCATTCTGTACGCGCTGCTGCGTCGCAAGGGGCCGCAAGAGCCGGCTGTTTGA
- a CDS encoding fimbria/pilus outer membrane usher protein, which yields MQTSRQNGQQQSLAQATWRGRYGDLIGSVANVGSRTYGEVDASGSIVLMAGDVLAGRRIDDAFALVSTDGVPHVPVLHENREIGETNGAGHLLVPDLVAYEPNHLAIDPLGLPADTSVATTRLNLAPQSRAGVLARFPLRDFTGAQLIVVDTAGKPLPAGAVLTQRETGKRYVVGYDGLAFIDDMRAANAFTSTSAQGPCEVDVTFEREGGGLPTLGPFTCKARSP from the coding sequence GTGCAGACTTCGCGCCAGAACGGTCAGCAGCAATCGCTCGCGCAGGCCACCTGGCGCGGCCGTTACGGCGACCTGATCGGCAGCGTCGCGAACGTCGGCTCGCGCACGTATGGCGAAGTGGACGCGTCCGGGTCGATCGTGCTGATGGCGGGCGACGTGCTCGCGGGACGCCGCATCGACGACGCCTTCGCACTCGTCTCCACCGACGGCGTGCCGCACGTTCCCGTGCTGCACGAAAACCGCGAGATCGGCGAGACGAACGGCGCGGGGCATCTGCTCGTGCCCGACCTCGTCGCCTACGAGCCGAACCATCTCGCCATCGATCCGCTCGGCCTGCCCGCCGACACCTCCGTCGCCACCACGCGCCTGAACCTCGCGCCGCAATCGCGCGCGGGCGTGCTCGCACGTTTCCCGCTGCGCGACTTCACGGGCGCGCAACTGATCGTCGTCGATACTGCTGGCAAGCCGCTGCCTGCGGGCGCCGTGCTGACGCAGCGCGAAACGGGCAAGCGCTATGTGGTCGGCTATGACGGCCTTGCCTTCATCGACGACATGCGCGCGGCCAACGCGTTCACGTCGACATCGGCGCAGGGACCGTGCGAAGTCGATGTGACGTTCGAGCGCGAAGGCGGCGGACTGCCGACGCTCGGCCCGTTCACCTGCAAGGCGCGTTCACCATGA
- a CDS encoding Na+/H+ antiporter: MDIVFTVLILLLAVAASGVVVRLVPFKLPLPLVQIAFGALLAWPRLGLHVTFDPELFMMLFIPPLLFADGWRIPKREFFMQRRAILMLALGLVFMTVVAVGYFIHAMVPSISLPIAFALAAVLSPTDAVALSGIAGRNRLPEHLMHILEGEALMNDASGLVALKFAIAAALTGVFSLRDASVSFVIIALGGLATGAAVAWLFSFASTRFLNLTEEGDPAPGVVMTMLIPFASYLFAEHFGFSGILAAVAAGMTMNYSTFATSSPASARVRASVTWTMIEFVFNGMVFILLGLQFPHIIGSALLDAHQEASGSELRLIFYVAAVAVALYALRFVWVWLLRWFASRGAAKQGVANAVPGLRTVSMTTIAGVRGAVTLAGVLSLPVALSNGQPLPGRDTAIFIASGVILVSLFVAVIGLPLLMNGARRRADPHAAEERMARIQAAQAAIRAIDRYQETATADLDEASSAHAADVTARVMDIYRRRLATLDDDIEPAENARRAEALEFQMKLTAMRAERVTLLDLRGSQLINDDTMNKLMREVDLSETALLTRGKGKK, from the coding sequence ATGGATATCGTCTTCACCGTTTTGATCCTGCTGCTCGCCGTCGCCGCTTCGGGCGTCGTGGTGCGGCTGGTGCCGTTCAAGCTGCCGCTGCCGCTCGTGCAGATCGCCTTCGGTGCGCTGCTCGCGTGGCCGCGTCTCGGCCTGCACGTGACGTTCGATCCCGAACTCTTCATGATGCTGTTCATTCCGCCGCTGCTGTTCGCGGACGGCTGGCGCATCCCCAAGCGCGAGTTCTTCATGCAGCGCCGCGCGATCCTGATGCTCGCGCTCGGCCTCGTGTTCATGACCGTGGTCGCGGTCGGCTACTTCATTCACGCGATGGTCCCGTCGATCTCGCTGCCCATCGCGTTCGCGCTCGCCGCCGTGCTGTCGCCGACAGACGCCGTCGCGCTGTCGGGCATCGCCGGGCGCAACCGCTTGCCCGAGCATCTGATGCATATCCTCGAAGGCGAAGCGTTGATGAACGATGCGTCCGGTCTCGTCGCGCTGAAGTTCGCGATCGCCGCCGCGTTGACGGGCGTGTTCTCGCTGCGCGACGCGTCGGTGAGTTTCGTGATCATCGCGCTCGGCGGGCTGGCCACAGGCGCGGCGGTGGCGTGGCTCTTCAGCTTCGCATCGACGCGCTTTCTCAACCTCACCGAAGAAGGCGACCCTGCGCCCGGCGTCGTAATGACGATGCTGATTCCGTTCGCCTCGTATCTGTTCGCCGAGCACTTCGGGTTTTCCGGCATTCTCGCCGCCGTCGCCGCCGGCATGACGATGAACTACTCGACGTTCGCGACCTCGAGCCCCGCGTCCGCGCGCGTGCGGGCGAGCGTCACATGGACGATGATCGAGTTCGTCTTCAACGGCATGGTCTTTATCCTGCTCGGCCTGCAGTTTCCGCACATCATCGGCAGCGCGCTGCTCGACGCGCATCAGGAAGCGAGCGGCTCGGAGTTGCGGCTGATCTTCTACGTCGCCGCCGTCGCGGTGGCGCTGTACGCGCTGCGTTTCGTGTGGGTCTGGCTGCTGCGCTGGTTCGCGAGCCGCGGCGCGGCGAAGCAAGGCGTCGCGAATGCAGTGCCCGGCCTGCGCACCGTATCGATGACGACGATCGCAGGCGTGCGCGGCGCCGTGACGCTCGCGGGCGTGCTGTCGCTGCCCGTTGCGTTGTCGAATGGACAGCCGTTGCCTGGACGCGATACTGCGATCTTCATCGCGTCGGGCGTGATTCTCGTGTCGCTATTCGTCGCCGTGATCGGCTTGCCGCTATTGATGAACGGCGCGCGCCGCCGGGCCGATCCGCATGCCGCCGAAGAACGCATGGCGCGCATTCAGGCGGCGCAGGCGGCAATCCGCGCAATCGACCGCTATCAGGAAACGGCGACCGCCGATCTCGACGAAGCCTCATCCGCCCATGCCGCCGATGTGACCGCGCGCGTGATGGACATTTACCGCCGCCGTCTCGCCACACTCGACGACGACATCGAACCCGCCGAAAACGCGCGGCGCGCTGAAGCGCTGGAGTTTCAGATGAAGCTCACGGCGATGCGCGCCGAACGCGTGACGCTGCTCGACCTGCGCGGCAGTCAATTGATCAACGACGACACGATGAACAAGCTGATGCGCGAAGTGGATCTGTCGGAAACCGCGTTGCTGACGCGCGGAAAAGGAAAGAAGTAA
- a CDS encoding Csu type fimbrial protein, whose protein sequence is MKRAPWPVLVVLLVAWLACTPRIALAQTCNAIASSLNFGQVSPIAGTTASTSSTITINCTGMGVLPVRACVNIGTGSGGSSYLPRVALNGTSQLQYNLYTTSGGSTVWGSRGSTTYAPIAVDVVQNGLTGAGSATLTVYGRVPASQTSLVAGTYTSTFAGALQAELDYAAYLLVAPACASLTSPSNTFSFAVSASVINDCTISSTNINFGTAGVLNSTLTATGTLSVACTNNDAYSIALSAGAGSGATVADRVMTRSGGSDKIHYQLYQNASHSLPWGDGTNGTTALTGTGTGSSQSVTVYARVLPQTTPQAGTYIDTVIATITY, encoded by the coding sequence ATGAAGCGCGCACCATGGCCCGTTCTGGTCGTTCTGCTCGTCGCATGGCTGGCCTGCACACCGCGCATCGCGCTCGCGCAGACCTGCAACGCCATCGCGTCGAGTCTGAATTTCGGTCAGGTGAGCCCGATTGCCGGCACGACGGCGAGCACGTCGTCGACCATCACGATCAATTGCACGGGCATGGGCGTGCTGCCCGTGCGCGCCTGCGTGAACATCGGCACGGGCAGCGGCGGCAGCAGCTACCTGCCGCGTGTCGCGCTGAACGGCACGAGTCAGCTGCAATACAACCTCTATACGACATCGGGCGGCAGCACCGTGTGGGGCTCGCGCGGCTCGACGACGTACGCGCCCATCGCCGTCGACGTCGTCCAGAACGGCCTGACGGGCGCCGGCTCCGCGACGCTCACCGTCTATGGACGCGTGCCCGCCTCGCAGACTTCGCTCGTCGCAGGCACCTATACGTCGACCTTCGCGGGTGCGTTGCAGGCGGAGCTGGACTATGCGGCGTATCTGCTGGTGGCGCCCGCGTGTGCTTCGCTGACCTCGCCGAGCAACACCTTCAGCTTCGCGGTCAGCGCAAGCGTGATCAACGACTGCACGATCTCGTCGACGAACATCAACTTCGGCACAGCCGGCGTGCTCAACTCGACGCTCACGGCGACGGGCACGCTGAGCGTCGCGTGCACGAACAACGACGCGTATTCGATTGCGCTGTCGGCGGGCGCGGGCAGCGGCGCAACCGTCGCCGACCGCGTGATGACGCGCAGCGGCGGCAGCGACAAGATTCACTACCAGCTGTATCAGAACGCCAGCCACTCGCTGCCGTGGGGCGACGGCACGAACGGCACGACCGCCCTGACGGGCACGGGGACGGGTTCGTCGCAAAGCGTGACGGTCTACGCGCGCGTGTTGCCGCAAACGACGCCGCAAGCAGGCACCTACATCGACACCGTGATCGCGACGATCACCTACTGA
- a CDS encoding Csu type fimbrial protein has product MRWRNLIVPCLSVALAAAPVVPFNAYAATRQTTFTVTLTLQTDCQIAATNLNFGTSGVIAANIDQTSTLTVTCSNGAPYTVGLDAGSVTGSTVANRLLGGTGTPVPTVAYQLYRDSARSLTWGQTAGTDTAAGTGTGAAQTLTVYGRVAPQNTPAAGTYTSTVTATVTF; this is encoded by the coding sequence ATGCGCTGGCGCAACCTGATCGTTCCGTGTCTGTCTGTCGCGTTGGCTGCCGCACCCGTCGTCCCCTTCAACGCGTATGCCGCAACCCGTCAGACCACCTTCACTGTCACACTGACTCTGCAGACCGACTGCCAGATCGCCGCGACGAATCTGAACTTCGGTACGTCCGGCGTGATCGCCGCGAATATCGACCAGACCAGCACGCTGACCGTCACCTGCTCGAATGGCGCGCCGTATACGGTCGGGCTCGACGCGGGCTCGGTGACGGGTTCGACGGTGGCGAACCGGCTGCTCGGCGGAACGGGCACCCCTGTGCCGACCGTCGCCTACCAGCTGTATCGCGATTCCGCGCGCTCGTTGACGTGGGGCCAAACGGCCGGCACCGACACCGCCGCCGGCACAGGCACGGGCGCAGCACAAACGCTGACGGTGTACGGGCGCGTCGCGCCGCAGAACACGCCGGCGGCGGGCACCTATACGTCGACCGTCACCGCGACCGTCACTTTCTGA